Proteins encoded by one window of Candidatus Ozemobacteraceae bacterium:
- the ispH gene encoding 4-hydroxy-3-methylbut-2-enyl diphosphate reductase, which yields MRIKLAKTAGFCMGVQRAIDMALRTAESACDGKPIYTCGPLIHNPQAVAELESKGVRSIADWRPVGEGTMIIRAHGMPIEEIGEMRARGLTVVDATCPHVVSSQNRIKKAAEEGYFVVIVGDPRHPEILSLQSFAPGNHLVISSVEEVGTLPAVPKAIVIAQTTFHEKQYALIAKAVSERIADCRIVQSICKATSNRQAEVERLASEVDAMVVVGGRDSANTRRLAEIAEARGVRTVHIETAGELDPAFFRGAETVGVTAGASTPAWITRSVIERLETFSS from the coding sequence ATGCGCATCAAGCTCGCGAAGACGGCGGGATTCTGCATGGGCGTGCAACGGGCCATCGACATGGCGCTGCGCACGGCGGAATCTGCTTGTGACGGGAAGCCGATCTACACCTGCGGTCCGCTGATCCATAATCCGCAAGCCGTCGCCGAACTGGAAAGCAAAGGGGTCCGGAGCATCGCCGACTGGCGGCCGGTGGGCGAAGGCACGATGATCATCCGCGCGCACGGCATGCCCATCGAAGAGATCGGGGAAATGCGCGCGCGCGGCCTGACGGTCGTCGACGCCACCTGTCCCCACGTGGTCTCGAGCCAGAATCGCATCAAGAAGGCAGCCGAAGAGGGCTATTTCGTCGTCATCGTCGGCGACCCGCGTCATCCCGAAATCCTGAGCCTGCAGAGTTTCGCCCCGGGCAACCACCTGGTGATCTCCTCGGTCGAGGAGGTCGGAACGCTCCCGGCGGTGCCGAAAGCGATCGTCATCGCCCAGACGACGTTTCACGAAAAGCAGTATGCCCTGATCGCGAAAGCCGTTTCCGAACGAATTGCCGACTGCCGCATCGTCCAGTCGATCTGCAAGGCGACATCCAACCGTCAGGCCGAGGTGGAACGGCTCGCTTCCGAGGTCGATGCGATGGTCGTCGTCGGCGGTCGGGACAGTGCGAACACGCGACGGCTCGCTGAGATCGCGGAAGCGAGAGGCGTCCGCACCGTTCACATCGAAACGGCGGGCGAGCTCGACCCCGCGTTTTTCCGGGGCGCGGAAACCGTGGGCGTCACGGCCGGGGCATCGACGCCGGCCTGGATCACCCGGTCCGTGATCGAGCGCCTCGAAACGTTTTCCTCCTGA